One genomic window of Vibrio parahaemolyticus includes the following:
- the adhE gene encoding bifunctional acetaldehyde-CoA/alcohol dehydrogenase, with protein MPVTNMAELDAMIARVKKAQEEFATYSQEQVDKIFRAASLAANQARIPLAQQAVEESGMGIVEDKVIKNHFASEFIYNKYKDEQTCGILEEDDNLGTMTIAEPVGIICGIVPTTNPTSTAIFKSLISLKTRNGIIFSPHPRAKNSTNDAAKLVLDAAVAAGAPKDIIGWIDQPSVELSNALMKHDDIALILATGGPGMVKAAYSSGKPAIGVGAGNVPVVIDETADIKRAVASVLMSKTFDNGVVCASEQAVIVVDEVYDEVKERFASHKAHVLSKTDADKVRKVLLIDGALNAKIVGQPATAIAEMAGVKVPADTKVLIGEGLGKVSYDDAFAHEKLSPTLGMFRADNFEDAVAQAVTMVEIGGIGHTSGLYTNQDVNADRIRYFGDKMKTARILINIPTTHGGIGDLYNFNVAPSLTLGCGSWGGNSISENVGPKHLINKKTVAKRAENMLWHKLPKSIYFRRGSLPIALGDLEGKKRAFLVTDRFLFNNGYADDVVSLLKAQGMEVQTFFDVEADPTLSVVEKGAAQMASYQPDVILALGGGSPMDAAKIMWVMYEHPETHFEELAMRFMDIRKRIYKFPKMGKKAELVCITTTSGTGSEVTPFAVVTDDKTGAKYPLADYEITPNMAIVDANLVMNMPKSLTAFGGYDAVTHALEAYVSVLANEYSDGQALQALKMLKEYLPSSYANGANDPIAREKVHNAATIAGVAFANAFLGVCHSMAHKLGAEFHLPHGLANALLISNVVRYNANDNPTKQTAFSQYDRPQARRRYAEVADHLGLSQAGDRTAQKIERLLAWLDELKVNLDIPMSIQAAGVAEADFVAKLDELAVEAFDDQCTGANPRYPLISELKDVLLASYYGKAFVEGETFEGTTVIKKKADQEAAKSAPKAKKEKADA; from the coding sequence ATGCCTGTAACTAATATGGCTGAACTAGATGCAATGATTGCTCGCGTTAAGAAAGCGCAAGAAGAGTTCGCTACTTACTCTCAAGAGCAAGTAGACAAAATCTTCCGTGCAGCGTCTCTTGCAGCTAACCAAGCTCGTATCCCTCTAGCGCAACAAGCGGTAGAAGAATCTGGTATGGGTATTGTTGAAGATAAAGTAATCAAGAACCACTTCGCTTCTGAGTTTATCTACAACAAATACAAAGACGAACAAACGTGTGGCATCCTAGAAGAGGATGACAACCTAGGTACTATGACTATCGCTGAACCTGTAGGTATCATCTGCGGTATCGTACCAACAACTAACCCTACATCTACAGCGATCTTCAAATCTCTAATCTCTCTGAAGACTCGTAACGGTATCATCTTCTCACCACACCCACGTGCGAAAAACTCTACTAACGATGCAGCGAAACTTGTTCTAGATGCAGCAGTAGCAGCAGGTGCACCAAAAGACATCATCGGTTGGATCGACCAACCTTCAGTTGAGCTATCAAACGCTCTAATGAAACACGATGACATCGCGCTTATCCTTGCAACTGGTGGTCCAGGCATGGTTAAAGCAGCTTACTCTTCTGGTAAGCCAGCAATCGGTGTAGGTGCTGGTAACGTTCCTGTAGTTATCGATGAAACAGCAGACATCAAACGTGCAGTTGCTTCTGTACTAATGTCTAAAACTTTCGATAACGGCGTAGTATGTGCTTCTGAGCAGGCTGTAATCGTAGTTGATGAAGTTTACGACGAAGTGAAAGAGCGTTTTGCTTCTCATAAAGCTCACGTTTTATCTAAAACAGATGCTGACAAAGTACGTAAAGTGCTTCTAATCGACGGCGCGCTAAACGCGAAAATCGTTGGTCAACCAGCTACAGCTATCGCTGAAATGGCGGGTGTTAAAGTTCCTGCAGATACTAAAGTGCTTATCGGTGAAGGCCTAGGCAAAGTATCTTACGATGACGCATTTGCTCACGAGAAACTATCTCCAACTCTAGGTATGTTCCGTGCAGACAACTTCGAAGATGCAGTTGCTCAAGCCGTAACAATGGTAGAGATCGGCGGTATCGGTCACACATCTGGTCTATACACTAACCAAGACGTGAATGCAGACCGCATCCGTTACTTCGGTGACAAGATGAAGACCGCTCGTATCCTAATCAACATCCCGACTACACACGGTGGTATCGGTGACTTGTACAACTTCAACGTTGCACCTTCTCTAACTCTAGGTTGTGGTTCATGGGGTGGTAACTCTATCTCTGAGAACGTAGGTCCTAAGCACCTAATCAACAAGAAAACTGTAGCGAAGCGAGCTGAAAACATGTTGTGGCATAAACTACCTAAGTCAATCTACTTCCGTCGTGGCAGCCTTCCAATCGCACTTGGCGACCTAGAAGGTAAGAAACGCGCATTCCTAGTAACTGACCGTTTCCTATTCAACAACGGTTACGCAGATGACGTAGTAAGCCTACTGAAAGCTCAAGGCATGGAAGTTCAAACATTCTTCGATGTTGAAGCTGACCCAACACTATCTGTAGTAGAAAAAGGTGCGGCTCAAATGGCTAGCTACCAACCTGACGTTATCCTAGCGCTAGGCGGTGGTTCTCCAATGGATGCAGCGAAAATCATGTGGGTAATGTACGAGCACCCAGAAACTCACTTTGAAGAACTAGCAATGCGCTTTATGGACATCCGTAAACGTATCTACAAGTTCCCTAAAATGGGTAAAAAAGCTGAGCTTGTATGTATCACTACAACTTCAGGTACTGGTTCAGAAGTTACTCCATTCGCAGTTGTTACTGACGACAAGACTGGTGCCAAGTACCCACTAGCTGACTACGAAATCACGCCAAATATGGCTATCGTTGATGCGAACCTAGTAATGAACATGCCTAAGTCTCTAACAGCGTTCGGTGGTTACGATGCAGTAACTCACGCTCTAGAAGCTTACGTATCTGTTCTTGCGAACGAATACTCTGACGGTCAGGCTCTTCAAGCACTTAAGATGCTAAAAGAATACCTACCATCAAGCTACGCGAATGGTGCAAATGACCCAATCGCTCGTGAGAAAGTTCACAACGCAGCAACTATCGCTGGTGTAGCATTTGCGAACGCATTCCTAGGTGTTTGTCACTCAATGGCGCACAAACTAGGTGCAGAGTTCCACTTGCCACACGGCCTAGCTAACGCACTACTAATCTCTAACGTGGTACGTTACAACGCGAACGACAACCCAACTAAACAAACTGCGTTCTCTCAATACGACCGTCCACAAGCACGTCGTCGTTACGCTGAAGTTGCAGACCACCTAGGCCTAAGCCAAGCTGGTGACCGCACTGCTCAGAAGATTGAACGTCTACTAGCATGGTTGGATGAACTAAAAGTTAACCTAGACATCCCAATGTCTATCCAAGCGGCAGGTGTTGCTGAAGCTGACTTCGTAGCGAAACTAGACGAGCTAGCGGTTGAAGCGTTCGATGACCAATGTACTGGTGCGAACCCACGCTACCCTCTAATTAGCGAGCTAAAAGACGTTCTACTAGCTTCTTACTACGGTAAAGCTTTCGTTGAAGGTGAAACTTTCGAAGGTACTACAGTAATCAAGAAGAAAGCAGACCAAGAAGCAGCAAAATCTGCTCCTAAAGCTAAAAAAGAAAAAGCTGACGCGTAA
- a CDS encoding YchE family NAAT transporter: MQTLELAIFLQFFLGLVAAVNPVGIMPVFVSLSGHMTPEEKIKTATTANVAVAVILIISLLAGQLLLDMFSISLDSFRVAGGLLLLSIAFSMMSGKLGEDKQNKQEKSEYVSREQIGVVPLAMPLMAGPGAISSTIVYGARYPSMFDTVGIVITIGLFCLCSWLLFRSAPLIVRFLGQTGINVITRIMGLILGALGIEFIANGLRNLFPGLA, translated from the coding sequence ATGCAGACTTTAGAGCTAGCCATTTTCCTGCAGTTTTTCTTGGGGTTGGTTGCCGCCGTTAACCCCGTAGGCATCATGCCTGTTTTCGTGTCTTTAAGCGGACATATGACACCAGAAGAAAAGATCAAAACCGCGACAACAGCCAATGTGGCAGTGGCCGTCATCCTGATCATTTCCCTGCTTGCAGGTCAGTTACTGTTGGATATGTTCAGTATTTCACTGGATTCATTCCGAGTGGCAGGTGGCTTGCTGCTGTTAAGCATCGCCTTTTCGATGATGAGCGGTAAGCTCGGTGAGGATAAGCAGAACAAACAAGAAAAATCTGAATACGTTAGCCGCGAACAGATCGGCGTTGTACCACTAGCGATGCCACTAATGGCTGGTCCTGGTGCAATCAGCTCAACAATCGTTTATGGCGCGCGTTACCCAAGTATGTTCGATACCGTGGGCATCGTTATCACGATTGGTCTGTTTTGCCTTTGTTCTTGGTTGCTATTTCGTTCGGCACCTCTGATCGTTCGTTTCTTGGGTCAAACAGGCATCAACGTGATCACACGTATCATGGGTTTGATTCTTGGTGCGCTAGGCATCGAGTTTATTGCAAACGGCTTACGTAACTTGTTCCCTGGATTAGCCTGA
- a CDS encoding ion transporter: MDRFVMTTHSLKNTLYVTIFGTHTKAGRAFDIALIIAIISSLAVLVLDSIPSVRAEWAKELKYLEYTFTGLFTIEYLLRLYCSPKPVAYAKSFYGIVDLLAIIPTYLVLFFPSASFMGVIRALRVMRIFRILKLVRYLQESNILLRSLLMARRKIFIFFTTVAILVTIFGSLIFIVEGPENGFTSIPKSIYWAIVTITTVGYGDLVPQTNLGKALASITMLLGYSILAVPTGIFTAELHQEMQSHKVLVKCPNCSQAGHDSDAIYCKHCGSELADPDKRVVRGEG; encoded by the coding sequence ATGGATCGCTTTGTCATGACGACTCACTCTCTAAAAAATACACTTTACGTCACTATATTTGGCACCCACACCAAAGCCGGCCGTGCTTTTGATATCGCGCTTATTATTGCCATCATCAGCTCGTTAGCCGTTCTCGTTCTAGATTCCATTCCCTCGGTACGTGCCGAGTGGGCAAAAGAACTGAAGTACCTTGAATACACCTTCACCGGCCTGTTTACCATTGAGTACTTGCTACGTCTGTATTGCTCGCCAAAACCGGTGGCGTACGCAAAAAGTTTCTACGGTATTGTCGACCTGTTGGCGATCATCCCAACTTACTTAGTATTGTTCTTCCCATCCGCCTCTTTCATGGGCGTGATCAGAGCACTACGTGTGATGCGTATTTTTCGTATCTTGAAGTTGGTGAGGTACCTGCAAGAGTCCAACATTTTGTTGCGCTCATTACTAATGGCTCGCAGAAAGATCTTCATCTTCTTCACAACCGTCGCCATTTTGGTCACGATTTTCGGTTCATTGATTTTTATTGTTGAAGGGCCAGAAAACGGGTTTACCAGTATTCCGAAAAGCATTTATTGGGCTATTGTGACCATAACCACCGTAGGATATGGAGATTTGGTTCCGCAAACTAACTTAGGTAAAGCGCTGGCATCTATAACCATGCTCTTGGGTTACTCGATTCTCGCGGTTCCGACAGGGATATTTACAGCTGAGCTACATCAAGAGATGCAATCCCACAAAGTACTGGTGAAGTGCCCTAACTGCTCTCAAGCTGGACATGACTCGGACGCTATCTACTGTAAACATTGTGGAAGCGAGTTGGCCGACCCGGACAAAAGAGTGGTTCGAGGTGAAGGTTAA